Proteins encoded together in one Porites lutea chromosome 2, jaPorLute2.1, whole genome shotgun sequence window:
- the LOC140928465 gene encoding uncharacterized protein, translating into MFDDITWSTTSYSLKGFIDYFSLPQLVKVEHGLYSEEEANTLSAEQILTLHYTKRTDKVFTTAADRKPFYIPINFPGKVEILPTFCQDMYYSVQDIVDEPSIKFIKAVHDSPPSFGLKAGDILKLVKTLEEYREKYVLCEFSNKTRDLVKLPLSFKAAFVPLAKAETFHLQEVLNSQSAFKLPVRVKFSCCETLIQDVNKDIDLLSFGSVLLKEKLEESTIIATSRWDNTVTVVMIPTDLDVTVHPAEGAINGDSTYARFCREIHDGADLEKVELSLSNYLRVEEKPNVDVLYDYVEVRPRLPPRDSVSSLLEVNDDSSDDYLDIPPPRPPKPEYLHSPPLSPKHAPSQLQQHEDRKSFENMPSDGHNEGPPPPVRTASLQPSNDNHLEGYKHDDNQPDSAEEDYLYPEEFDMERETPQTLPKTPPPTLPKPPGHRMRQVDHHFPSLGDGDDNDDDDYDEEDYLNTEDSDFDDSGEEHDYLYPEYPVYENSEVTSTAMKPQPRHGQSKGTWLSKFFRKTTSKSSKMTCSSSSSATYSTNQDYTSSDFPDDLSSVSVAELGECLRKLNLEKHVDTFSSNQIDGKLFLTFDKELLSSLGVDNVFEQTKLMNFINGWRPRK; encoded by the coding sequence ATGTTTGATGACATCACCTGGAGCACAACATCTTACTCCTTAAAGGGATTCATCGACTATTTTTCTCTTCCGCAGTTGGTTAAAGTCGAACATGGACTATACAGTGAAGAAGAAGCTAATACGCTTTCAGCAGAGCAGATTCTCACTTTGCACTACACCAAAAGAACCGACAAGGTGTTTACAACAGCCGCGGATAGGAAACCTTTCTACATTCCCATAAATTTTCCGGGCAAGGTGGAAATACTTCCCACATTCTGCCAGGACATGTACTACAGTGTGCAAGACATTGTCGACGAACCCTCTATTAAGTTTATTAAAGCTGTGCACGACAGTCCACCTTCCTTTGGGTTAAAAGCGGGCGACATTTTAAAGCTGGTAAAAACCCTCGAGGAATATCGCGAAAAATATGTTCTTTGCGAGTTTTCCAATAAAACGCGGGACCTTGTGAAGCTTCCTCTGAGCTTCAAAGCTGCCTTCGTTCCTTTAGCGAAAGCGGAGACATTTCATTTGCAAGAAGTCTTAAACTCCCAGTCCGCATTTAAGCTTCCAGTTCGTGTGAAATTCAGCTGTTGTGAAACCCTGATACAAGATGTAAACAAAGACATTGATTTGCTTTCTTTCGGTTCCGTTctcttgaaagaaaaacttgaagAGTCAACAATCATTGCTACGAGTCGATGGGACAATACTGTCACGGTTGTAATGATTCCTACTGATTTAGATGTAACGGTACACCCTGCAGAAGGAGCTATAAATGGCGATAGCACGTACGCTAGATTCTGCAGAGAAATCCACGACGGCGCTGACCTGGAAAAGGTGGAATTATCTCTATCAAACTACCTGAGAGTAGAAGAGAAGCCCAATGTTGATGTGCTGTACGATTATGTGGAAGTAAGACCTCGCCTTCCTCCTCGAGATTCCGTAAGTTCTCTATTGGAAGTTAACGATGATTCGTCGGATGATTATTTGGACATTCCTCCACCGCGACCCCCAAAACCAGAGTATCTGCATTCGCCACCATTATCGCCGAAGCACGCACCATCGCAGCTGCAACAGCATGAAGACAGAAAGTCTTTTGAGAACATGCCCAGTGATGGACATAACGAAGGTCCACCTCCTCCTGTTCGAACTGCATCACTTCAGCCAAGCAATGATAACCACTTGGAAGGTTACAAACATGACGATAACCAGCCAGACTCAGCAGAAGAAGACTACCTATATCCCGAGGAGTTTGACATGGAACGTGAAACGCCTCAGACGCTTCCTAAAACACCACCGCCAACACTCCCAAAGCCACCAGGACATCGTATGCGTCAAGTCGACCACCATTTTCCTTCTcttggtgatggtgatgataatgacgatgatgattatgatgaagAAGATTACCTAAACACTGAAGACAGTGATTTTGATGATTCTGGTGAAGAACACGATTACTTATACCCGGAATACCCTGTGTATGAAAATAGTGAAGTAACTTCCACGGCGATGAAACCTCAGCCGAGACACGGTCAGAGTAAAGGAACCTGGCTCTCAAAATTCTTCCGGAAGACTACTTCCAAGTCATCCAAAATGACCTGTTCCTCTTCGAGTTCAGCCACTTACAGTACAAACCAGGATTATACTTCATCTGATTTCCCTGACGATCTCAGCAGTGTGTCTGTAGCAGAATTGGGTGAATGCCTGAGAAAGCTCAACTTAGAGAAGCATGTTGACACCTTCTCTAGCAACCAGATAGATGGAAAGTTGTTTTTGACATTTGATAAAGAACTGTTATCATCACTTGGAGTCGATAATGTCTTTGAGCAGACAAAATTGATGAACTTTATAAATGGATGGAGACccagaaaatga
- the LOC140928466 gene encoding uncharacterized protein: MNDLNDSSWLCNFVVDCRLPETVQVVEGYESLDSEELSWCQDDIVNLHALKEVSRIIARDANGNHFSIPLTYPGKIFEIIPMGCADRYETVEELLVPFPKYVRSLRDIPERDVAVGGIIELLEASQSGRGHKQIKCRVMGSTRTILLSGNQLGPFETLRNASPMCIKDVLNQTPLPTRVRVLTGKAKAFNECNTNPLVPFEGLFVLEQAVKQKILIVSTLVEKQLRILKMPIDLEITVKRAMLNIRPNVFSQICHLIESEVNINSTITCGSTGDASWYFDDISDDLYGKLESDNNEFYEELRPLLPPRTPPLTSLSDGLPSKRNSVDNKKAEARYAPPPRPKLLGKPSAPAVQTLGNIMLTAPPRPGAKKPMQPNSPKPPRPETIAAKRNTPGQCVSRSGREPDSAPRHEAGSPEAPGAEKMAVQRDGKKSMARLLEKVDTKTNANLEEQEDCEDTYETISEVSSKQQSGPVSGDTLAKASPHQIDSQQQDDPAAEFRKSLPNLSVSEVSELLRKLGLNQYVKSFVQEDVDGTMLLEMDDEMMQCIGIDNALHRKKLLMFIERGWTPKRN, from the coding sequence ATGAACGATCTGAACGATTCCAGCTGGCTCTGCAATTTCGTGGTAGACTGCCGTCTTCCTGAAACTGTACAGGTTGTCGAAGGGTACGAATCTCTTGATTCAGAGGAATTATCGTGGTGTCAAGACGATATTGTTAACTTGCATGCTTTAAAGGAAGTGTCTCGAATCATAGCCCGAGATGCGAATGGAAATCACTTTTCGATCCCTTTAACTTATCCTGGAAAAATATTCGAGATTATTCCAATGGGATGCGCTGACCGATACGAAACGGTCGAAGAGCTTCTGGTTCCCTTTCCAAAGTATGTTCGATCGCTACGAGATATACCAGAACGTGATGTGGCTGTTGGAGGCATAATTGAACTCCTAGAAGCATCGCAGAGCGGCCGAGGTCACAAGCAAATTAAGTGCAGAGTAATGGGAAGCACGCGCACGATACTGCTTTCCGGTAACCAGTTGGGACCTTTTGAGACTCTCCGAAATGCTTCTCCAATGTGCATTAAAGATGTACTAAATCAAACTCCCCTTCCAACCAGGGTAAGAGTCTTAACAGGCAAAGCTAAAGCGTTCAATGAATGTAATACAAATCCGCTTGTGCCGTTCGAGGGATTGTTTGTTCTGGAGCAGGCAGTGAAGCAAAAAATTCTAATTGTTTCAACCTTGGTGGAGAAACAGTTGAGAATTTTGAAGATGCCAATCGACCTAGAAATAACGGTTAAAAGAGCGATGTTAAATATCCGCCCAAACGTATTCTCCCAAATTTGTCATTTAATCGAAAGTGAAGTTAATATAAATTCTACAATCACATGCGGCAGCACTGGAGACGCGTCTTGGTACTTTGACGACATCAGCGATGACTTGTACGGAAAGCTGGAAAGTGATAACAACGAATTCTATGAAGAATTACGGCCGCTTCTTCCACCTCGAACGCCGCCTCTAACTTCATTGTCAGATGGGTTGCCCTCGAAGCGAAATAGTGTAGACAACAAAAAGGCTGAAGCTCGCTATGCTCCACCTCCCAGGCCAAAACTGTTGGGGAAGCCCTCTGCGCCAGCCGTTCAAACGCTTGGCAACATCATGCTGACTGCTCCTCCTCGTCCAGGTGCAAAAAAGCCAATGCAGCCCAACTCGCCAAAGCCACCGCGGCCAGAAACTATTGCTGCTAAGAGAAACACTCCAGGTCAATGTGTTTCACGGTCTGGGCGAGAACCCGATAGTGCACCAAGGCATGAAGCAGGAAGCCCAGAGGCTCCCGGTGCTGAAAAGATGGCAGTTCAAAGAGACGGAAAAAAATCCATGGCAAGACTACTGGAGAAGGTAGATACTAAAACGAATGCGAATCTAGAAGAGCAAGAGGATTGCGAAGATACATATGAAACGATATCCGAAGTTTCGTCAAAGCAGCAGTCAGGTCCAGTCAGCGGAGATACGCTCGCCAAAGCCAGTCCCCATCAAATAGATTCACAACAACAAGACGACCCTGCAGCAGAATTTCGAAAAAGTTTGCCAAACTTATCAGTATCTGAGGTCAGCGAGTTGTTGAGAAAGCTGGGATTAAACCAGTATGTGAAATCATTCGTTCAAGAGGACGTAGATGGGACAATGTTACTGGAGATGGATGACGAAATGATGCAGTGTATTGGAATTGACAACGCGCTTCACAGAAAGAAACTCCTGATGTTCATTGAGCGAGGTTGGACTCCGAAGCGGAATTAA
- the LOC140928467 gene encoding uncharacterized protein — translation MSDFVSPKPADTSLYLRDFIEKFPLPQVVKVYEGYYDKQQRSTVSADAVYRLISLESVETVLLEDADGQETRIPIDYSCTVERMAEEKFQQRQLGIPELLHEHNSGVKFVRVIESDPNYESLVKVGDKLKIDQKKRKTGETFLPFKNVNDKGKTLWKLPMSCRVKFLALLDGEGLPLAKFVKKNKLPAYVLLTCDNSTKENIDEDIPLPTGVVKLKGTLVESFVKATTEDQDVKTELSFPIMLPISVMAVEMDPSKSPGAKFDSDINEATDEYEDMSGYRVKSDLESPCLKMPSQRNKEANDKPLAISEFQMSGERVHHGNTYSPPPSMKVARSNSLLGQGKRNSLFQRTLSNLELRTNTTESEENVYDDLNFNYLNAEKLKSRSLSSVPRRKSDSSTEKLSKQKLNNLLQVQAQSLQGDDVQGKVETVSLQIHRKSLVYNEPSRKMNTFGRKGTTGGETESVRSDVNALDSILEDQSYSSNPSLSSRLEAKNSPFYGSEEMNLETEPKVLPAFRVPRRSSADVLPPLPKLQEPCPVPREIKGKLSLTASKVQVLPVNNKEIKENLPQPSPRRDKVTIQNRNQKSQLPSSAGIEKDTCVNEGILPVCQSQDDTPPPIPSRNKQRDGISSPVSSPTPDVDAPSSRVGQPVPPSREKSRSFHGIEQGNPTMVSSPDGKAPSGSLSPVAKPRSVSASFLEKGNEKEASATSQQLQGAQTRHVSGENPQIPVSEKAESKFTIPEDLSSLRVTEVLQCLRKLNMHHFEGIFKERQVDGSMLVCLDEEALESFGMDRFYRLKLLRFIAGWRPQL, via the coding sequence ATGTCGGACTTTGTTTCGCCAAAGCCTGCAGACACTTCTCTTTATTTGAGGGATTTTATCGAGAAGTTCCCTCTTCCTCAAGTGGTGAAGGTGTATGAAGGCTATTATGACAAACAGCAGAGGTCAACTGTAAGTGCCGATGCGGTTTACAGGTTGATAAGTTTGGAAAGCGTCGAAACAGTGTTACTTGAAGATGCAGATGGACAGGAGACTCGCATCCCGATCGACTACTCATGTACAGTTGAACGTATGGCTGAGGAAAAATTCCAACAGCGACAATTGGGGATTCCGGAACTTCTTCATGAACATAATTCTGGTGTGAAGTTCGTTCGTGTGATTGAAAGTGATCCGAATTACGAGTCGTTGGTCAAAGTTGGTGATAAGTTGAAGATAGaccagaaaaagagaaaaactggCGAAACATTTTTGCCTTTCAAAAACGTTAATGATAAAGGGAAAACGCTCTGGAAACTGCCGATGAGTTGTAGAGTGAAGTTTCTAGCTCTGTTGGATGGAGAGGGGTTACCACTTGCCAAGTTTGTCAAAAAGAATAAACTTCCAGCCTATGTTTTACTCACTTGTGATAACAGTACAAAAGAGAACATCGATGAAGATATACCTTTGCCCACTGGCGTTGTCAAATTGAAGGGGACCCTAGTCGAGTCGTTTGTAAAGGCAACTACAGAAGACCAAGATGTGAAGACAGAGCTGTCATTCCCCATAATGTTGCCCATAAGCGTCATGGCTGTAGAAATGGACCCCTCTAAATCGCCCGGTGCAAAATTCGATAGCGACATCAATGAAGCTACTGACGAGTATGAAGACATGTCAGGATATCGAGTAAAAAGCGACCTTGAATCACCTTGTCTGAAAATGCCATCTCAAAGAAATAAGGAGGCCAACGACAAGCCTCTGGCTATATCAGAGTTCCAAATGAGTGGAGAAAGGGTACACCATGGAAATACGTATTCGCCACCCCCGTCTATGAAAGTAGCAAGAAGCAATAGTCTGTTGGGCCAGGGGAAGCGAAATAGTTTATTTCAAAGAACTCTAAGCAACCTTGAACTTAGAACAAACACCACCGAAAGCGAAGAGAACGTTTACGACGATCTGAATTTTAATTATCTCAATGCAGAAAAACTTAAAAGCAGATCATTGTCATCAGTGCCAAGAAGGAAAAGTGACTCGAGTACAGAAAAACTGTCGAAACAGAAATTAAATAATTTACTGCAGGTACAAGCTCAAAGCTTGCAAGGTGACGACGTTCAAGGAAAAGTAGAAACAGTTTCATTACAAATTCATAGGAAGTCCCTGGTTTACAACGAACCTTCAAGGAAGATGAACACGTTCGGGAGGAAAGGAACAACAGGCGGGGAAACTGAAAGTGTTCGCTCTGACGTCAATGCACTTGATTCTATTCTTGAGGACCAGTCATATTCTTCGAATCCTTCACTGTCATCAAGGTTAGAGGCAAAAAACTCGCCTTTCTATGGCTCTGAAGAAATGAATCTTGAAACAGAGCCAAAAGTCCTACCAGCGTTTCGTGTCCCAAGAAGATCAAGCGCTGACGTACTTCCTCCTCTTCCTAAACTACAGGAGCCTTGCCCAGTCCCAAGAGAGATAAAGGGAAAACTCAGTCTGACTGCCAGTAAAGTCCAAGTATTGCCAgttaacaacaaagaaataaaggaaaatcttCCACAACCATCCCCAAGACGTGACAAAGTTACAATTCAGAATCGAAACCAAAAAAGCCAATTACCATCCAGCGCTGGAATTGAAAAAGATACCTGCGTAAATGAAGGCATTTTACCAGTTTGTCAGAGTCAAGATGATACACCTCCGCCAATCCcttcaagaaacaaacaaagagatGGTATTTCTTCTCCCGTGAGCTCCCCGACGCCAGACGTTGACGCTCCAAGCAGTAGAGTTGGTCAACCTGTCCCACCCTCCAGGGAGAAGTCCCGTTCATTCCATGGCATAGAACAAGGGAATCCAACGATGGTATCAAGCCCAGATGGGAAAGCCCCATCGGGGTCTCTATCCCCTGTGGCAAAGCCTCGTTCAGTTTCTGCCTCCTTTCTTGAAAAAGGGAACGAAAAAGAAGCCTCGGCAACTTCTCAGCAACTTCAAGGGGCACAAACAAGGCACGTGTCTGGAGAAAACCCACAAATACCTGTCTCGGAAAAAGCGGAGTCCAAGTTTACCATACCAGAAGATTTGAGCTCTCTAAGAGTAACTGAGGTTTTGCAATGCCTTCGGAAATTGAACATGCATCACTTTGAAGGGATCTTCAAGGAACGACAAGTCGATGGCAGCATGCTAGTATGTTTGGATGAAGAGGCTCTGGAATCATTTGGAATGGATCGGTTCTATCGTTTGAAGCTCTTGCGCTTTATTGCTGGATGGAGGCCACAGCTTTAG